GCACAGACAGAGTAAGAGAAGTTTTCGTAATTAAGGGCTGACATAGCTATAAAAGAAAACCTTCATAGATTCTATGAGGGTTTTCCTTTTGCCTATTTAAAAATCAGGAAACCTCAAGAAACGCTAAAATCAAGTCAGCCTTTGTATTGTAGCGGTTGTGTCCCACATCACTCAGAGGGCGGTTCACTGTATAAATCCTGATTGTCAACGTCCTTATCCCCAACCTTGGGGAAACAAATTCTGCAACAGCTGTGGCACACCGCTAGAGTTGTTAGACCGCTATGTTCCACTTCAGCCATTAGGTTCGGGAGGATTTGCTCAAATTTACACGGTTTGGGATGAAAAAACTCAAACAGAGAAAGTGCTGAAAGTGTTGGTAGAAGATTCACCAAAAGCACTGGAATTATTTACCCAAGAGGCCGCGGTTTTATCTAGTTTGCAGCATCCAGGTGTCCCCGCAGTCGATACTGAAGGGTATTTTCAGGTACAACTGTTTAACCCCAAGCCGCACCAACTACCTTGTCTGGTAATGGAAAAAATCAATGGACGGACTTTAGAGGAGATATTAAAAAAGTTTCCCCAAGGGTGTCCAGAGAACTTGGTTATCAATTGGTTTGCCCAAGCTGTAGAGATTTTACAAGAATTACACAAACGTCAGATTATTCACCGGGATATTAAACCTTCTAATTTAATGCTGGGCACATCTTCGCCCACTGTCAGCCTACCTCAAGGGCAAATAGAAGGCGATCGCCTGGTACTAATTGATTTTGGTGGGGCAAAGCAATTTAGCCCCTCTAAGCTGCGTTCTCAGTCGAGTTCTACCCGATTATTTTCTTCTGGTTACAGTCCACCAGAACAAGTGAGTGGAAGTATTGTCGGGCCAAGTGCCGATTTTTATGCCCTTGGTCGAACGATGATTGAACTGCTAACAGGCAAATACCCGCTAGAGTTGGAAGATCAGCAAACTGGGAAACTTGTATGGCGCACTGCGGTAAATGTCAATCCGCAATTAGCAGATTTGCTGGATGAGATGGTGCAAGAGGATGTGCGATCGCGTCCAGCAAATGCAGCTATGATTCAAAAACGGTTGGCGAAGATTTCTCAACCATTACCGCCGCCAGGATTATTTGCCCAACTGCGAGATCGGGTTAAGCAAGCTTCAACGCAAGTTTCCCAGAGATTTACACTGCTAATCCAAGCTATTGAACAAGTTTTAGCGAACTTTAGCCAAGCTGTAACTAAAACCGTTGTTTTTATCGCTCAAACAATCATCAAAATTTTCCAAGCTTGTTTGGCGACGATTTGGGCGATGATTTTGGCTTATGTTGGCGCTTGTTTTGGTGCGATCGCTGGTTTTATTTTGGCATATCACACCAACTTGGGGCGTTGGGTTGTGGAATTTATTTCGAGTCAGCTAAACCAATTAGTCCCAAATACTCAAACCGTCTTTGGGGCAGATATTTTGGTATTCATCGCCGCAGGCTGGGGAACCGCTTGGGGACTGACAGCATCCGGGTGTTTTGGTCAACGGCGGCGCTTTTTAGTAGCATCGCTGATGGGCATGATTAGCTACGGCTTTGGCTGGTTCATTTTGCAATTAATCACACCAAAAGACAGTGGTGAAGGCTTAGTTGCAGTGATTTTAGTAGCAGCTTGCCTACTCACATTGAGCTTAGGTCTTCGCAGCCATCACATAGTGTACGCCGTGTTAGCTGCCTTTGGTAGCGCGATCGCCTACGCATTTTTGATTCTTTTGAGGTTAGCACCTCCCATCTTCCAATTTTCTAGTCAACCAGCCTGGTCAGAGTTACAGTTACCTCTGATTTTTTTTGGTTCTGTAGGCTTCTTTATCAGCTTCTGGTTAGGAGTAAGTTACTACCTAATTGTCCCTGGATTGCGCCTTTTAGGGTGGCGATGAAAGAGGAAGGAGGGATTCCTATATTTAGGACTTGCGTAATTGTCATATTTTTTTGTAGAGGTTATCAAGAGTCAAAAAATCAAAATCTTGACCCCTGACTTCGATAACATGAAAATATACGTGCCAGTTGCGTAAATCCTGCCATTTTAGCTGTTAGATACAAACAAATAATTGGGGATTAACTATGGAACCTATTTCTATGATTATTGCTGCTTTAGGTGCTGGTGCGATCGCAGCTACTAAGGATACCGCAGGAACAGCAGTTAAAGATGCCTATCAGGGGTTGAAAACCTTGATTAAGAAGAAGTTTGAAAGTGAACCAAAAGCACAAATGGTTCTGGAAGAACACGAAACAGACCCTGAAACCTATGAAGCACCACTTAAAAAGAAATTAGCTGAAGCTGGTGCTGAAAAAGATGCAGAAATTATTAAGTTAGCCCAAGAGTTACTGAAACAGGCAAAACCTGATGAGTCAGCAGCAGGTAAATACAACACAGTGTTTCAAGGAGAAGTAAAAGGGATTCAGGTGGGCGATCACAACAAACAAGAAAACACATTTGGCTAACAGCCACTGGAGTATTTAGATGGCTGAAGAGAATTCCAACTACAGTTCAAGGTTTGAAAATGAAGTAAAGAGTGCTGTAGTTGGTGAAAAAAACATTATCTACAACTACTTTTACTATAGAGAAGAAGCAAGAGTAGAACCTGTTGATTCTACCGACGCTGCTGATGAATATCTCCCTTGTCCTTATCGGGGGTTGTTTCATTTTGGCCCCAATGATGCGGATGTTTTCTGTGGGCGGGAAATATTTATCGAAGAACTTTATAGTGCAACTAAAACCAATAATTTTATTCCGGTGCTAGGTGCATCAGGAAGCGGTAAATCTTCGGTGGTATTAGCGGGATTAGTCCCTAAGTTACAAACAGCAGGTCATTGGCAGTTTACTCACTTTCGTCCTGGTTCTGACCCTTTCCATGCTCTAGCTTTAGCTCTTGTTCCTCTTTATACACCTAATTTAGATCAAACAGACCAAATTGCCCAAGCCCGAAAGATGGCTGGTTACTTGCAAGATGGTTCTGTTATTCTCTTAGATGTTTTTGCTAAAATTCAGCAAAATCACCCTAATCATCGGGTACTACTGATTGCTGACCAATTTGAAGAAATTTACACACTCTGTAACAATCAAGAAATTCGCCGTAAGTTTCTCGACTGCTTATTAGCCAGTTTAGTAACTCCTACTTCCCTGACTTCATCAGCTACGGTGTTAGTGACAACGATGCGGGCAGATTTTTTGGGAAATGCTCTCTCCTATCGTCCCTTTGCTGATGTCTTGCAAAATGCTGACGTGAAACTGGGGCCGATGAATCGGGAGGAACTAACAGAAGTCATTGGAAAACCTGCCCAAAAATTTGGGGTGACATTTGCAGACGGACTGGTAGAACGCATTCTGGATGATGTGGAAAACCAACCGGGAAATTTACCTTTGCTAGAGTTTGCTTTAACAGAGTTGTGGAATAAGCGAACAGGTAAACAATTAACTCACAAAATCTATGAAGAAATTGGTCAAGTAGAAGGTGCGTTAGCTCGTCATGCGGATGAGAAATATGGCAACTTGACAGATGATGAGAAGGAAAAAGTGCGGCGGATTTTTATTCAATTGGTGCGTCCGGGTGAGGGAGCAGAAGATACAAGACGCATAGCGATGAAAGCGCAATTGGGGGAACAAAGCTGGTCTTTGGTAAAAAAATTAGCTGATGCTCGGTTGGTGGTGACAAGTCGCAATCTTAGCAGTCAAGAAACAGTAGAAGTAGTCCATGAAGCTCTGATTCGCAATTGGGGAGAACTGCGACAATGGATGAATACAAACCGCGTTTTTAGAGCTTGGCAAGAGCGATTGCGAGCAGCAAAGGGACAATGGGAAGCAACAAATAAAGATTCGGGGTCATTGTTGCGGGGTGCAGCATTAGCAGAAGCAGAAGAAAAACTGAAGGAACGCCCAGAAGACTTAATTGATGAACAAGAATTTATCGAGCAGAGTATTAAAGAAGGAAATCGCCTTAAACAAGTTGAAGCAGCCCGCAGAAAGCGCGAAATCAGAACCGCCTGGGCAATTGCGGCAGGTTCAGTGGTGGCGGTGGTAATTAGCAGTGGATTGGGTTTGACGGCATGGAATCAGACGAAGCAGGCACAACTCAATCAAGCTGAATCTCTGAGTAGATATTCCTTATCTCTAATTAATGAACATAAAGACTTAGAAGCTTTCGTCACAGCAATAAAAGCAGGAAAAATCCTGCAAAGCCAACACACAACTAAACTAGAAACTTTCAATGCTTTGCAGACAGTTCTGGTTCAGGGAAGAGAACGAAACCGCTTAGAAGGGCATCAAAGCGCAGTCAATAGTGTGAGTTTCAGCCCGGACGGCAAAACCATCGCCACGGCATCACAAGACAAGACAGCGCGGTTGTGGAACCTGCAAGGGCAACTGCTGCAAGAATTCAAAGGGTATCAAGGCACAGTCTTAAGTGTGAGTTTCAGCCCGGATGGCAAAACCATCGCCACGGCATCATCTGACAAGACAGCGCGGTTGTGGAACCTGCAAGGTAAACTGCTGCAAGAATTCAGAGGGCATCGCAGTGGTAGAGGTATGAGTTTCAGCCCGGACGGCAAAACCATCGCCACGGCATCAGAAGACGGGACAACGCGGTTGTGGAACCTGCAAGGGCAACTGCTGCAAGAATTCAAAGGGCATCAAGGCAGTGACGAAGGTGTGAGTTTCAGCCCGGACGGCAAAACCATCGCCACGGCATCACAAGACAAGACAGCGCGGTTGTGGAACCTGCAAGGGCAACTGCTGCAAGAATTCAAAGGGCATCAAGGCGAAGTCTCAAGTGTGAGTTTCAGCCCGGACGGCAAAACCATCGCCACGGCATCATCTGACAAGACAGCGCGGTTGTGGAACCTGCAAGGGCAACTGCTGCAAGAATTCAAAGGGCATCAACGCGGTGTCAATAGTGTGAGTTT
The Nostoc punctiforme PCC 73102 genome window above contains:
- a CDS encoding serine/threonine-protein kinase; this encodes MSHITQRAVHCINPDCQRPYPQPWGNKFCNSCGTPLELLDRYVPLQPLGSGGFAQIYTVWDEKTQTEKVLKVLVEDSPKALELFTQEAAVLSSLQHPGVPAVDTEGYFQVQLFNPKPHQLPCLVMEKINGRTLEEILKKFPQGCPENLVINWFAQAVEILQELHKRQIIHRDIKPSNLMLGTSSPTVSLPQGQIEGDRLVLIDFGGAKQFSPSKLRSQSSSTRLFSSGYSPPEQVSGSIVGPSADFYALGRTMIELLTGKYPLELEDQQTGKLVWRTAVNVNPQLADLLDEMVQEDVRSRPANAAMIQKRLAKISQPLPPPGLFAQLRDRVKQASTQVSQRFTLLIQAIEQVLANFSQAVTKTVVFIAQTIIKIFQACLATIWAMILAYVGACFGAIAGFILAYHTNLGRWVVEFISSQLNQLVPNTQTVFGADILVFIAAGWGTAWGLTASGCFGQRRRFLVASLMGMISYGFGWFILQLITPKDSGEGLVAVILVAACLLTLSLGLRSHHIVYAVLAAFGSAIAYAFLILLRLAPPIFQFSSQPAWSELQLPLIFFGSVGFFISFWLGVSYYLIVPGLRLLGWR
- a CDS encoding WD40 repeat domain-containing protein, giving the protein MAEENSNYSSRFENEVKSAVVGEKNIIYNYFYYREEARVEPVDSTDAADEYLPCPYRGLFHFGPNDADVFCGREIFIEELYSATKTNNFIPVLGASGSGKSSVVLAGLVPKLQTAGHWQFTHFRPGSDPFHALALALVPLYTPNLDQTDQIAQARKMAGYLQDGSVILLDVFAKIQQNHPNHRVLLIADQFEEIYTLCNNQEIRRKFLDCLLASLVTPTSLTSSATVLVTTMRADFLGNALSYRPFADVLQNADVKLGPMNREELTEVIGKPAQKFGVTFADGLVERILDDVENQPGNLPLLEFALTELWNKRTGKQLTHKIYEEIGQVEGALARHADEKYGNLTDDEKEKVRRIFIQLVRPGEGAEDTRRIAMKAQLGEQSWSLVKKLADARLVVTSRNLSSQETVEVVHEALIRNWGELRQWMNTNRVFRAWQERLRAAKGQWEATNKDSGSLLRGAALAEAEEKLKERPEDLIDEQEFIEQSIKEGNRLKQVEAARRKREIRTAWAIAAGSVVAVVISSGLGLTAWNQTKQAQLNQAESLSRYSLSLINEHKDLEAFVTAIKAGKILQSQHTTKLETFNALQTVLVQGRERNRLEGHQSAVNSVSFSPDGKTIATASQDKTARLWNLQGQLLQEFKGYQGTVLSVSFSPDGKTIATASSDKTARLWNLQGKLLQEFRGHRSGRGMSFSPDGKTIATASEDGTTRLWNLQGQLLQEFKGHQGSDEGVSFSPDGKTIATASQDKTARLWNLQGQLLQEFKGHQGEVSSVSFSPDGKTIATASSDKTARLWNLQGQLLQEFKGHQRGVNSVSFSLDGKTIATASSDKTARLWNLQGQLLQEFKGHQGLVLSVSFSPDGKTIATSSDDKTARLWNLQRQLLQEFKGHQGEVSSVSFSPDGKTIATASEDGTAQLWNLQGQLLQEFKGHRSGRGVSFSPDGKTIATASADRTAQLWNLQGQLLQEFKGHQNVVSSVSFSPDGKTIATASWDCTARLWNLQGQLLQEFKGHQGAVNSVSFSPDGKTIATASVDETARLWNLQGQLLQEFKGHQSGVNSAKFSAVNSVSFSPDGKTIATASSDNTAQLWNLQGQLLQEFKGHQGLVLSVSFSPDGKTIATASSDNTARLWNLQGQLLQEFKGHQRGVNSVSFSPDGKTIATASYDKTIKLWDLDLHPLMRRSCDSVRDYLTYNPLKDNPDVSENDRHLCDGIGRK